From Sediminibacterium sp. TEGAF015, a single genomic window includes:
- a CDS encoding GNAT family N-acetyltransferase, with protein sequence MNFEIQNILQNERVILQPLKEDDFDDLFKVASDPKIWEQHPNKDRWKKEVFKVFFEGALQSKGAYKILEKATHKTLGCTRFYDWDENDKSIFIGYTFYATEYWGKGINASVKRTMLDYIFQFVDRVKFQVGASYVRSHIAITRIGATKIAEQEVAYFGEEAKLNFIYQILREELKQNKSE encoded by the coding sequence ATGAATTTTGAAATCCAAAATATTTTACAGAATGAAAGAGTAATTCTTCAACCATTAAAAGAAGATGATTTTGACGATTTATTCAAAGTTGCATCTGACCCTAAAATTTGGGAACAGCATCCCAATAAAGACCGTTGGAAAAAAGAAGTATTCAAAGTTTTTTTTGAAGGTGCATTGCAGAGCAAAGGAGCATACAAAATTTTAGAAAAAGCTACACATAAAACTCTTGGTTGCACCCGTTTTTATGATTGGGATGAAAATGATAAAAGTATTTTTATTGGTTATACCTTTTATGCTACAGAATATTGGGGGAAAGGGATAAACGCATCGGTTAAGCGTACAATGTTGGATTACATTTTTCAATTTGTAGATAGAGTAAAATTTCAAGTTGGAGCATCTTATGTAAGGTCACATATAGCCATAACCCGAATTGGTGCAACAAAAATAGCTGAACAGGAAGTTGCTTATTTTGGAGAAGAAGCGAAGCTCAATTTTATTTATCAAATTCTTAGGGAAGAACTCAAACAAAATAAAAGCGAATGA
- a CDS encoding MarR family winged helix-turn-helix transcriptional regulator, whose amino-acid sequence MKSAFDVNRQNKKVESKIVVALERISEAFRVLLWNESKENALSPIQIQVLIFLLFHSEHQCKVSYLAQEFNMSKATISDSVKLLLKKGLVQKFDDPIDTRSYVIGLTDQGKQTADKSANFAFAIEKPLGSLTEDQKEIILSGLLKLIHELNKAGIITIQRMCFTCSNYQNTNGQHYCKLLQSKLATTDLRIDCPEHELTLN is encoded by the coding sequence ATGAAATCAGCATTTGATGTAAACCGACAGAATAAAAAAGTAGAAAGTAAAATTGTTGTGGCTTTGGAGCGTATTTCCGAAGCCTTCCGTGTGTTGCTATGGAACGAAAGCAAAGAAAACGCTTTAAGCCCTATTCAAATACAGGTTTTAATCTTCCTGCTTTTTCATAGCGAACATCAATGTAAGGTGAGCTACTTGGCACAAGAATTTAATATGTCAAAAGCTACGATTAGCGATAGCGTAAAACTACTATTGAAAAAAGGGCTAGTACAAAAATTTGATGACCCTATTGACACAAGAAGTTACGTGATTGGCTTAACTGACCAAGGAAAACAAACAGCAGACAAGTCAGCCAATTTTGCTTTTGCTATTGAAAAACCATTGGGTTCGTTGACGGAAGATCAAAAAGAAATTATCCTTTCGGGGTTGCTCAAACTTATTCACGAATTGAACAAGGCAGGTATCATCACCATTCAACGAATGTGTTTTACTTGTTCAAACTATCAAAATACAAACGGACAACATTACTGCAAATTGCTTCAATCAAAATTGGCAACAACAGATTTACGAATTGATTGCCCCGAACACGAATTGACTTTAAACTAA
- a CDS encoding DUF2024 family protein: protein MAMRTFCLTITVLFAISVNAQNNKSKEMKVAVWDTYVTKKDGSVMHFDIIAPEEIRDTSIIYGYGKDYLTSKGQEGQPLTSKECRFCHIETLRAEWEAAIKQKGYFIIEMENCK from the coding sequence ATGGCGATGAGAACATTTTGTTTAACCATCACAGTGTTGTTTGCTATTTCGGTAAACGCACAAAACAATAAATCAAAAGAAATGAAAGTAGCAGTTTGGGACACTTATGTAACAAAAAAAGACGGTAGCGTAATGCACTTTGACATTATCGCACCCGAAGAAATTAGAGATACATCCATAATTTACGGTTATGGTAAAGACTATCTGACATCAAAGGGACAAGAAGGACAACCATTAACATCAAAAGAATGTAGGTTCTGCCATATAGAAACTCTACGAGCAGAGTGGGAAGCTGCGATAAAACAAAAAGGATATTTTATAATTGAAATGGAAAACTGCAAATAG
- a CDS encoding thioredoxin family protein translates to MTKSVFYHAGCPVCVSAEQDIVSLIGSDKVEIVHLGEQKNRIAEAEAKGVKSVPALLTPNGNVLHLNFGASMADVKG, encoded by the coding sequence ATGACAAAATCAGTATTTTACCACGCAGGTTGTCCGGTATGCGTTAGTGCAGAGCAGGACATCGTGTCGCTTATCGGTAGCGACAAAGTAGAAATCGTTCATTTGGGCGAGCAAAAGAACAGAATTGCCGAAGCGGAAGCAAAAGGCGTTAAATCTGTTCCTGCATTGCTTACCCCAAACGGGAACGTGCTTCACCTCAACTTTGGTGCGTCTATGGCGGACGTAAAAGGTTAA
- a CDS encoding TlpA family protein disulfide reductase — MMTTRILLVLFISTATLSINAQVDIYGTVKNYSDSILYINETGGFHNFTRVWRDNRVKVVLDRSRNFKVTVPEESIGSWSIKTQNGSQLFDLVKGEKLNLIVDFSKRNPVYAIGVNADDFNYFAHLQDSLSKYYSVNNFSEKVRNKDIDSVLFYRKELAFYKVNLLNEYKRSHEMSDEYYSWIRSKYLYEPYERTVVENIPNRDSLDNIAISKIMEKGINDEYAALNTTEYNDLIDFYVASKLNKIGRKLTLNDRFNYVADSNILTGSTKEVYLSRFMAWLIKTPDSIYSPLFKKYDIIVRNDEMKQNVISRRNDYVNPAVSSSIFVDNSRANSIADILKKYRGKIIYLDFWASWCIPCRAEMLNAAILKEKLKGKNIAFIYFGYNDKEKAWRKARNQLEIAGEHYLLTEKMIKEADELFGINGIPHYAIIDKDGKIISKRADRPNDVYQELLRLVSK; from the coding sequence ATGATGACAACAAGAATTTTATTGGTATTATTTATCTCCACAGCTACACTTAGTATTAACGCTCAAGTTGACATTTATGGAACGGTAAAAAATTATAGCGACTCAATACTTTACATCAATGAAACAGGAGGTTTTCACAATTTTACCAGAGTTTGGCGTGACAATAGAGTAAAAGTAGTGCTTGATAGAAGTAGAAATTTTAAAGTTACAGTTCCCGAGGAATCAATCGGTAGTTGGTCTATAAAAACACAAAATGGGAGTCAATTATTTGATTTGGTGAAAGGGGAAAAGCTAAACTTAATCGTAGACTTTTCTAAACGAAATCCTGTTTATGCAATTGGAGTAAACGCCGATGACTTCAATTATTTTGCCCATTTGCAAGACAGCTTAAGTAAATACTATTCGGTGAATAATTTCAGCGAAAAGGTCAGAAACAAAGATATAGACAGCGTTCTTTTTTATAGAAAAGAGTTAGCCTTTTACAAAGTAAATCTATTAAATGAGTACAAGCGTTCACATGAAATGTCTGATGAATATTATAGTTGGATTCGCTCTAAATATTTATACGAGCCTTATGAGAGAACAGTGGTTGAAAACATACCCAATCGGGATTCTTTAGATAATATCGCCATATCAAAAATTATGGAAAAAGGTATTAACGATGAGTACGCTGCCTTAAATACGACCGAATATAATGACCTTATAGACTTTTATGTTGCTTCAAAACTTAATAAAATTGGAAGAAAGCTAACACTAAATGATCGCTTTAATTATGTAGCAGACAGCAATATCCTGACAGGAAGTACAAAAGAAGTTTATCTATCTAGGTTTATGGCATGGTTGATTAAAACTCCTGACAGTATTTATAGTCCATTATTTAAAAAGTATGATATAATTGTTCGTAACGATGAAATGAAACAAAATGTAATTAGTAGGCGAAATGATTATGTGAATCCGGCAGTATCTTCATCCATTTTTGTCGATAATAGCAGAGCAAATTCTATTGCTGACATTTTAAAAAAGTATAGAGGGAAAATAATTTACCTGGACTTTTGGGCGAGCTGGTGCATACCATGCAGGGCAGAAATGCTCAATGCTGCCATCTTAAAGGAAAAACTAAAGGGAAAGAATATTGCATTTATTTACTTTGGATATAATGACAAAGAAAAAGCTTGGAGAAAAGCTCGTAATCAATTAGAGATTGCTGGTGAACATTATTTATTGACCGAAAAAATGATAAAAGAAGCAGACGAGCTTTTTGGAATTAACGGCATACCGCATTATGCTATAATTGATAAAGATGGGAAAATTATAAGTAAACGTGCAGACCGACCAAATGACGTATACCAAGAATTGTTAAGACTCGTAAGTAAATGA
- a CDS encoding YecA family protein, translating into MEPSKNAPCPCGSGKKYKRCCFLTGGITIAKSGGYKKFNKNLNRYETNLDHHYFTFNYRGCDFLDSKPYVGKIKCRLVHEQGNSIIVPDFIFVNNGWIQPLHFTAPNLFKIDDDKIGCDFFIDIQNGQTIKVRFYNSDILKIYSDKSQLFKCEIYGPADIEEYTSGEFEVENNQIYLKLYHHTNDTGFAGITSSKSLRSSKWNYRGSKECTNFHFAYFTHIPEIKYSNDLITVAMSADGNIDYMIDSFIPPKAMPPNYRTRFENSIYTAQVYRSTTNDRNHPLEFYLPVESIDIKHIYLHNQGNLFFFEICFPYIHRLKLTAGSTLTFDDNHFIKNESPIVNSDYSIIGDARTKEGLAAPFEEEETDFIYKIEDCGTQTIHDFWFSHSNQDLFTDKTITELQVKDVSNNPTT; encoded by the coding sequence ATGGAACCGAGTAAAAACGCACCATGCCCTTGTGGTAGTGGCAAGAAGTATAAAAGGTGTTGCTTTCTTACAGGAGGCATAACGATAGCGAAGTCGGGAGGTTACAAGAAATTCAATAAGAATTTAAACCGCTATGAGACAAACCTTGACCATCATTATTTCACGTTTAATTATCGAGGCTGTGACTTCCTAGACTCGAAACCCTATGTAGGGAAGATTAAATGTCGGCTTGTACATGAGCAAGGCAACTCAATAATCGTCCCTGATTTCATTTTCGTAAATAATGGCTGGATACAACCACTGCATTTTACTGCTCCTAACTTATTTAAAATTGACGACGATAAAATTGGCTGCGATTTTTTTATTGATATTCAGAATGGACAAACCATAAAAGTTAGATTTTATAACTCTGATATTCTGAAGATTTATTCGGACAAAAGCCAACTTTTTAAATGTGAGATTTATGGACCAGCTGACATAGAAGAATATACATCAGGTGAATTTGAAGTAGAAAATAACCAAATTTACCTGAAGCTATACCATCATACTAATGATACAGGTTTTGCTGGTATTACAAGCAGCAAATCATTACGCTCCTCAAAATGGAACTACAGAGGAAGTAAAGAATGTACAAATTTCCATTTTGCTTACTTTACACATATACCAGAAATAAAATACTCAAATGACCTCATTACAGTTGCTATGTCTGCCGATGGTAACATTGATTACATGATTGACTCATTTATACCTCCAAAAGCGATGCCTCCCAACTATAGAACAAGATTTGAGAATTCAATCTATACAGCACAAGTTTACCGTTCGACGACAAACGACAGAAATCATCCTCTCGAATTTTATCTCCCAGTGGAATCTATCGACATAAAGCATATTTACTTACACAATCAAGGGAATTTATTTTTCTTTGAAATCTGTTTCCCTTACATACATAGACTTAAACTTACTGCAGGCAGCACTTTAACTTTTGACGATAATCATTTTATCAAGAATGAATCCCCAATTGTAAACTCTGATTATTCAATTATAGGAGACGCAAGAACTAAAGAAGGTCTTGCTGCACCATTTGAAGAGGAAGAAACAGACTTTATTTATAAAATTGAAGACTGCGGCACACAGACAATACATGATTTCTGGTTCAGCCATTCAAACCAAGACTTATTTACAGACAAGACAATTACTGAATTACAAGTCAAAGATGTAAGTAACAATCCGACAACATAG
- a CDS encoding HepT-like ribonuclease domain-containing protein, with product MSKRSTDLLIDDILDSGQKILDYTLDLTLEQFSADSKTVDAVIRNFEIIGEAANRLPEDFKETHSEIDWHKIRGFRNRIVHDYFGIDYSIVWVIKETFLPKMIEQLIKLQG from the coding sequence ATGTCTAAAAGATCTACAGACCTGCTTATTGACGATATCCTTGATAGTGGACAAAAAATCCTAGATTATACTCTTGACTTGACTCTAGAGCAATTTTCAGCTGACTCAAAAACAGTAGATGCTGTAATCCGAAATTTCGAAATCATAGGAGAAGCGGCTAACAGATTACCCGAAGATTTTAAGGAGACGCATTCAGAAATTGACTGGCATAAAATACGAGGCTTCAGAAACAGAATTGTTCACGACTATTTTGGAATAGATTATTCTATAGTTTGGGTAATAAAAGAGACATTTCTTCCTAAAATGATCGAACAGTTAATTAAACTTCAAGGCTAA
- a CDS encoding nucleotidyltransferase family protein, translating into MTQLESIKDLLLRLKPELMEKYSISSIGLFGSVVRDDFSPTSSDIDIIVDFSKPIGIEFIDLADYLEQKIKRKIDLVSRNGIKQKYFQAIESDIIYV; encoded by the coding sequence ATGACACAATTGGAATCCATAAAAGATTTGCTACTTAGGCTGAAGCCAGAGCTAATGGAAAAGTATTCTATCAGCTCTATTGGCCTTTTTGGATCAGTTGTGCGCGATGATTTTTCACCAACATCAAGCGACATCGATATTATTGTAGATTTTTCTAAGCCTATCGGAATTGAATTCATTGATTTGGCTGATTATCTCGAACAGAAAATTAAAAGAAAAATAGATCTTGTATCGAGAAACGGAATTAAACAGAAATATTTTCAAGCCATAGAATCCGATATAATTTATGTCTAA
- a CDS encoding bifunctional methionine sulfoxide reductase B/A protein yields MFYTKIDLMLLFFTVALSSCSQTPTLKNNEQNLKDSNMVHKTDAEWKAQLSNEQYYVLREKGTEKPFTGALLMKKEKGVYKCAGCGAELFTDDMKFDSHCGWPSFDKEIEGNKITQTTDRSHGMVRTEITCTKCGGHLGHIFDDGPTETGKRYCVNSLSLEFVPTQKEQNFADPNIHSKTDSIVLGGGCFWCTEAIYEMLDGVISVESGYSGGNIKDPSYMEVCSGNTNHAEVVKIVFDITKTNLDELFKVFFATHNPTTLNQQGADRGSQYRSVIFYANENQKEIATSLISELNKDVYDNKIVTTLEPFSQFYKAEDYHQNYYSSNTEKPYCKSVITPKIEKFEKLFKDRLKKK; encoded by the coding sequence ATGTTTTATACAAAAATAGACTTAATGCTACTGTTTTTTACAGTGGCATTAAGTAGTTGTTCACAAACACCTACTTTAAAAAATAACGAACAAAATTTAAAAGATTCTAATATGGTACATAAGACAGATGCCGAATGGAAAGCTCAATTAAGCAATGAACAATACTATGTACTTCGTGAAAAAGGTACTGAAAAGCCTTTTACAGGAGCGTTGCTAATGAAAAAAGAAAAAGGAGTATATAAATGTGCTGGTTGTGGAGCAGAATTATTTACAGATGACATGAAATTTGATAGCCATTGTGGCTGGCCAAGTTTTGATAAAGAAATAGAAGGTAACAAAATTACACAAACTACCGATCGCAGCCATGGCATGGTACGCACCGAAATTACTTGCACAAAATGTGGTGGTCATTTAGGACATATTTTTGATGATGGACCTACTGAAACTGGAAAACGCTATTGTGTTAATTCACTCTCGTTAGAATTTGTTCCTACCCAAAAAGAGCAAAATTTTGCTGACCCAAACATACATTCTAAAACTGATAGTATTGTATTAGGTGGAGGTTGTTTTTGGTGTACCGAAGCAATTTACGAAATGCTTGATGGAGTAATAAGTGTGGAAAGTGGGTATAGCGGAGGAAATATAAAAGATCCAAGTTATATGGAAGTTTGCTCAGGAAACACTAATCATGCAGAAGTAGTGAAAATTGTGTTTGATATAACAAAAACAAATTTAGATGAACTATTTAAAGTGTTTTTTGCTACTCATAACCCTACCACTTTAAACCAACAGGGTGCCGATAGAGGTTCTCAATATAGAAGTGTTATTTTTTATGCTAATGAAAATCAAAAAGAAATAGCTACTTCTTTAATTTCTGAACTAAATAAAGATGTGTATGACAATAAAATTGTGACGACATTAGAACCTTTTAGTCAATTTTATAAAGCAGAAGACTATCACCAAAATTATTATTCAAGCAATACTGAAAAACCTTATTGTAAATCTGTAATTACACCCAAAATAGAAAAATTTGAAAAGTTATTTAAAGACAGATTAAAGAAAAAATAA
- a CDS encoding YkgB family protein — translation MFNKLGLIITRYGLALVLIWIGLLKFTTYEAEGIRPLAEHSPFFSWMFGFLSTQGFSNMLGVIEISTGLLIALRSISPMASALGSIGGIVTFVITLTFMLSTHGVIQTGHSFPFISAIPGQFLVKDLVLLGASFWTAGEALSATIKN, via the coding sequence ATGTTTAACAAGTTAGGTCTTATCATAACTCGTTATGGTTTAGCATTAGTTTTAATTTGGATAGGACTTTTGAAGTTTACAACTTATGAAGCAGAAGGAATACGCCCTTTAGCCGAGCATAGTCCATTTTTCTCATGGATGTTTGGCTTTTTAAGTACCCAAGGATTTTCTAATATGCTTGGAGTTATTGAAATTTCTACAGGACTATTGATAGCACTGCGTTCCATAAGCCCTATGGCATCTGCTTTGGGTAGTATTGGGGGCATTGTTACTTTTGTCATAACCCTGACATTTATGTTGTCCACCCATGGAGTTATTCAAACTGGACACTCATTTCCGTTTATTTCTGCTATACCTGGGCAGTTTCTAGTTAAAGATTTAGTTCTTTTAGGAGCTTCATTTTGGACTGCTGGTGAAGCACTATCTGCAACTATAAAAAATTAA
- a CDS encoding carboxymuconolactone decarboxylase family protein: MPNFNVPTRGEISGNNQEIFDNLKKGLGTVPNLYAVMAHSDTALGNYLAFQNAKTTFNNKEKQAINLVVSQVNECAYCQAAHTLLGKMNGLTEEQTIEIRKGGAAFDNKLNVLVALAKEVTLKKGFVEESALENFFNAGYTKGQAVELVMLVAEKIAMNYLHAVTKVAIDFPAAKAI, encoded by the coding sequence ATGCCAAATTTTAATGTTCCTACCAGAGGAGAAATATCTGGCAACAATCAAGAAATTTTTGACAACTTAAAAAAAGGTCTTGGCACTGTTCCTAACCTGTATGCTGTAATGGCACATTCTGATACAGCACTAGGTAATTATCTCGCATTTCAAAATGCAAAAACCACATTCAATAACAAAGAAAAACAAGCTATTAATTTAGTAGTAAGTCAGGTAAATGAATGTGCATACTGTCAAGCAGCGCATACTTTATTAGGTAAAATGAATGGGCTTACCGAAGAGCAAACCATTGAAATAAGAAAAGGCGGTGCTGCATTTGATAATAAGTTAAACGTCTTGGTAGCCTTGGCAAAAGAAGTTACTCTTAAAAAGGGGTTTGTAGAGGAATCTGCATTAGAAAACTTCTTTAATGCTGGTTATACCAAAGGACAGGCAGTAGAATTGGTAATGCTTGTAGCCGAAAAAATAGCAATGAACTATTTACATGCTGTAACCAAAGTAGCCATTGATTTCCCAGCTGCAAAAGCTATCTAA
- a CDS encoding uracil-DNA glycosylase family protein gives MEINKLIAQVKNCTICENYLQPNPIVSISKHSKILIIGQAPGQTVHKTGIPWNDKSGDNLRAWLGVDKTIFYDNKIFGLMPMGFCYPGTGKNGDLPPRTECAPYWHSQFLAQTKSIQLTLLIGQYAQNYYLKNSIKETLTETVKNYKSYLPQYIVLPHPSPRNNIWMAKNKWFEKDVLPILKNKISFIIQSATL, from the coding sequence ATGGAAATAAATAAACTTATCGCTCAAGTAAAAAACTGTACAATATGTGAAAATTATTTGCAACCCAATCCAATTGTCTCAATCAGTAAGCATAGCAAAATACTAATCATTGGGCAAGCACCAGGACAGACAGTTCATAAAACGGGCATACCTTGGAACGATAAAAGTGGCGATAATTTAAGAGCTTGGTTGGGTGTAGATAAAACTATTTTTTACGACAATAAAATCTTTGGATTAATGCCCATGGGATTTTGCTATCCTGGCACTGGTAAAAATGGCGACTTGCCTCCACGTACCGAATGTGCACCATATTGGCACAGTCAATTTTTAGCCCAAACCAAATCCATTCAATTAACCTTACTTATTGGACAATATGCTCAAAATTATTATTTAAAAAATAGTATAAAAGAAACGCTTACCGAAACCGTAAAAAATTATAAAAGCTATTTGCCACAATATATAGTTTTGCCACACCCATCGCCACGAAATAATATTTGGATGGCAAAAAATAAATGGTTTGAAAAAGACGTTCTTCCTATTTTAAAAAACAAAATCAGTTTTATTATACAGAGTGCTACCCTTTAA
- a CDS encoding helix-turn-helix domain-containing protein, with protein MIFIGQHNELFFLSTLKRSTQITYDKDINSPLTFLWTKDEKSIIYYEGNEIKFKKNTIICLTDFYNIDIRHCSELRSIKFNREFYCILDHDREVSCKGILFYGAKELPTFQIPTNELEKFEVLWKMFEIEMQSKDDMQLEMLQSMLKRFIILCTRIYKKQNSFSELNTKETDIVREYNYLVEIYFKTKHTVHDYADMLNKSPKTLSNLFAKLSDRSPLQIIQDRKMLEARRMLRYTDKTIKEIAYDLGFEDVQTFSRFFKKQESISPINFRNNL; from the coding sequence ATGATATTCATAGGACAACATAACGAACTATTTTTTTTAAGTACTTTAAAACGAAGTACTCAAATAACTTATGACAAAGATATAAACTCACCTTTGACTTTTTTGTGGACAAAGGATGAGAAATCTATTATTTACTATGAGGGAAATGAAATAAAATTTAAAAAGAACACCATTATTTGCCTGACCGATTTTTACAATATAGATATTCGACATTGTAGTGAATTGAGAAGCATAAAATTTAACCGAGAGTTTTACTGCATACTTGACCATGACAGAGAAGTTAGCTGTAAAGGAATATTGTTTTATGGAGCGAAAGAATTGCCCACTTTTCAAATTCCCACCAACGAGTTAGAAAAATTTGAAGTACTATGGAAAATGTTTGAAATAGAAATGCAATCAAAAGATGATATGCAATTAGAAATGCTACAATCTATGCTGAAAAGATTTATTATTTTATGTACGAGAATTTATAAAAAGCAAAACAGTTTTTCAGAACTCAATACTAAAGAAACAGACATAGTAAGAGAATATAATTACTTGGTAGAAATTTATTTCAAAACCAAACATACCGTACATGACTATGCCGATATGCTCAATAAATCGCCCAAAACGCTTTCTAACTTATTTGCAAAACTTTCCGACCGATCGCCATTACAAATTATTCAAGATAGAAAAATGTTAGAAGCCAGACGTATGCTACGCTATACTGATAAAACTATTAAAGAAATAGCCTATGATTTGGGTTTTGAAGATGTACAAACCTTTAGTCGTTTTTTTAAAAAACAAGAAAGTATTAGCCCAATAAATTTTAGAAATAATCTGTAG